AACCTGGAATTACCCGCTCGATGCAACGCCATCAGCTACTACTACACCGTTTACGCCTCCCACATTCCAAACCTCTTTCCCGACCTTGGGTTGAGCCTCAATCCCGGCATCGATGCCCTCGCCGAATCCGGCCCGCCTTCCCCCGGCGACACCAACAATCCCCCAACCCAAAACAGCCTCACCAATTCCTATTCCGGCATCGTCTACGGCACGAACGATTTCTGGCTGGAAATCCTTCCCTACGGCACCAACAGCATCACCCAAGACACCAACTCCATCGCCCTCAAACTGCACGGCACCACCTCCGACATTGCCTACCAAATCTTAAGCAAACAAACCCTCACCGACGCCGTCTGGACCGTGGAACAAAACCTCCTCGGTGCCGTCGATCAGAACTGGACCCCTGCCACCGTCTCGATGACCAATCGCCCAACCCTCTTCCTCAAAGCCCTTGCCTACACCCTTGACACCGATGGCGACGGCCTCCCCGACTGGTGGGAAATCCAATACGGCCTCGACCCCAACAACCCCGACACCGGCAACACCGGAACTCCGGACGGCTACAAACAGGATACCGCCGGTGATGGCTGGACCAATTTGCAAAAGTATCAAATGGCATCGCTCCCAACGTGTTCACGATGCCTCCGGCCCCACAAGGCTTGAATGTGGTTCTCAGCACAAATGGAAACAGTGCAACGATAAGTTGGGTAATGTCACCAGGAAATGTGACGGGTTACTTAATTTACCGGCAAGACCATCCATGGAGCGGTTTTGAAGTTCTTACAAATGTGTCTCCAAATCAAACCTCCTTCGTTGACCTGAATCTCCCAGACGGTTCGGAATTTAAATACCTGATGCAAGCACAATACGGGGGAGGCAATTCGGCATTGAGTCCAGATTATGATGCTAACACTCAGTCGGATTATACCACAGATGCTTGGATCGTACGGGAAGCGCAGGGACGGCCTTGCTTGGTGGTTTCGAACATACCGCGAAACGTATCCGCACTTCGCGTTCAGTGGTCATCTTCTCCGCTTGATAGCGGAATGGTTTATCCAATTTTCGGATACGACATTAACGAGGAGGACTTGCAGACAATCAACTCTTCTCCAGAGGGATCAATAGTAATTCCCATCACATCATTGACAAATGGAGTTTATACATTCAATGCATCTGAACTTCCGCTCTACGAGAAATACGATTTTCAAATCCAAGCCTTAGGAACTGATGGCAAGCCGGGAAGAGCGATAAACCCCTACCCTTATGGAGGCCCAAGTTATCGTGGAGAACCATATATCGAAAATGCGAATATTCCCTTCTTGAATGGTTCGACGCAAATTGTAGAAAACGTCAAATTCCTGCTCCGCGTTGCTCAGACTAATAATCCTTTTTTTATCTGGAACATCTCGCATTGGCCGGACAATTTAAATCCTGGACAACGGGATTACGTTTTTGCGGGTTTTCATTACCGGCAGAGTCCGTTATTTGCCCCGCCTTCCATGTCGATTAACGAATTTCAGCCGTTTGAAGAAAATGCTTTCTACAGAAATTTTTGTTTCGACATTAACCTGATCGACAATCTTGGCTTTCTGAGTTCGGGTGTCGGTAGTTATGTCCAAAGCGACATAGATCCACTTACCAGTTTTCTGGATCCCTCGACAGAGCGGATCGGCTATGGCTTTTCGAGCGTGCTGAGCCTGACCTATCGTTTCAACACCGCCCAATACGTCAGCCACACCAATACATCACCGACTGCCTCGCTACTATCAGATTCTGCTTCCCAATGGATCTATTCAGATGACGATGCTATTGGCTGGAACGGTTTCGCAGGAACAATTAGCGGCACCAATACTGCCCTCATACTGCAGAGCAACGTTCGTAATATTTATGGCCTAAAGATACTCTCCGTCAAATGGCCAAGTCGCCAAAGAACTTTTCCCACAATCACGCCGGGCACAGTTATAGAAGATAACCTAAACGGAAGCTATTTCGCAGAAATCGAACAACCCACTTTGCAAACCGTCGGTTATTTCTTCGGTCGGCTAGGTATTGATCCCGTCCCCGGAGATCCGACATTCAACGTTACCAATTCAACCCCTTCGCCGATAATTATTCCTGTTGGAAAACCGTTTTCTCTCACGGCTTGGGCCAAGAAGGCAATTTCGAATGGCTATACCAACAAATTCGCCTACGCGGAACAATACTTCGACAAAGCCTACAAAATCGATGCCAACGGCAACGTCACCACCAACGAAACCGGCATCCTCTCCCCCTATGGCGAATTCTTCCCCACCGAACCCGGCAAAGTCGCCCTCGTCACCATGCCCGACATCGACAATACCAACCAATGCGGCACCGGCGTCGTCAACGTCATCAAACTCCAACTCGACGTCAACCACGACGGCGTCATGGACCAATCCTTCGCCGGCCCAGACAACACCTCCGCCGACCGACCTTTTCGATTCTGGGCCAATAATGACT
Above is a window of Pedosphaera parvula Ellin514 DNA encoding:
- a CDS encoding alpha/beta hydrolase; the encoded protein is MSPGNVTGYLIYRQDHPWSGFEVLTNVSPNQTSFVDLNLPDGSEFKYLMQAQYGGGNSALSPDYDANTQSDYTTDAWIVREAQGRPCLVVSNIPRNVSALRVQWSSSPLDSGMVYPIFGYDINEEDLQTINSSPEGSIVIPITSLTNGVYTFNASELPLYEKYDFQIQALGTDGKPGRAINPYPYGGPSYRGEPYIENANIPFLNGSTQIVENVKFLLRVAQTNNPFFIWNISHWPDNLNPGQRDYVFAGFHYRQSPLFAPPSMSINEFQPFEENAFYRNFCFDINLIDNLGFLSSGVGSYVQSDIDPLTSFLDPSTERIGYGFSSVLSLTYRFNTAQYVSHTNTSPTASLLSDSASQWIYSDDDAIGWNGFAGTISGTNTALILQSNVRNIYGLKILSVKWPSRQRTFPTITPGTVIEDNLNGSYFAEIEQPTLQTVGYFFGRLGIDPVPGDPTFNVTNSTPSPIIIPVGKPFSLTAWAKKAISNGYTNKFAYAEQYFDKAYKIDANGNVTTNETGILSPYGEFFPTEPGKVALVTMPDIDNTNQCGTGVVNVIKLQLDVNHDGVMDQSFAGPDNTSADRPFRFWANNDYDRLHDVDCSFGSCDHVEDDLDPGTDGFPLNSLPDSQFTDPRTGRPAIPSLRDLEDYTRLWASGLSNVMAIMPTNYTVKLVLTGDAQLRIFRAYENDGGTNYLFDAATASSQVAQSASLYLGLLTSDSSITLSGGTNLGEHFIFCGAQTGSAEVDLQILDGNQNFVADAPFYIEIKDIKQMYERWTVGDEPLVKPAITATSAKEGVVLPFQYLPPTDNNTPYILLVHGWNMKKWEKDRFAEAAFKRLYWQGYQGRFGIFRWPTGNGITDTLSAVLHARNYDNSEFTAWTSATGLLNKLTELNMEYPGNVYLMAHSMGNVVAGEALRLAGTNHVVNTYVAMQAAVSAHAYDPGTPTWTSGSTPDIYANYWTNGAPCYFNGVSGTGSRADFYNTNDFALNAWLTDQYWKPDHGISSYPGYWYSTPGTTHPSGFYKIFGSGANDFSNLYFPTDSYVILAYCVQSRSYCLGATASASGFTPQDLSSVWPGDTHPELHGPYSAHFWHSAEFRANNMEQNAYWNQLLQTYKLINPQ